The Drosophila suzukii chromosome 2 unlocalized genomic scaffold, CBGP_Dsuzu_IsoJpt1.0 scf_2c, whole genome shotgun sequence genome segment taaaagggtatactagattcgtcggaaagtatgtaacaggcagaaggaagcgttttcgaccacataaagtatatatattcttgatcaggatcactagccgagtcgatctagccatgtccgtctgtctgtctgtttggatgaacgctgagatctcggaagcTATAAGGGCttggctattgagatttggcatgcagattcctgagcttcataagcagcaagtttgtttcagccacgcccactctaacgcccacaaacggcCCAAAACTGtgtgctagaataaaaattttagctgaaatgtattgtccacatcaatacctatcgactaacccaaaaaaaggtttgccacgcccactttaacgcccacaaacttcaaaaaatcgaaaatatgaacgcggatatctcggaaactatcgaagatagagaattgggatttcagatttagatttcgtagccttgtGCGCAGAAGATGCCACGctcactttaacgcccacaacccGCCCTAatctgtggtgcccacaatttttatgctagataaacaatgtattagtctcgtcaatacctatcgattgaacccaaacaaagtttgccacgcccactctaacgcccataacgcctaaatctgtgtaccgcccacataaccatatattgagatcgcgggtaggtggcgcattttaatttcgctttactgcttgcatatctccatttccctttggtcccatttgccgagtaacgggtatctgatagtcgagatactcGCTAAGAGGGTAAAAAATAGGTTTTGAAGAGTCAATACATTCCACAATGTGTTTTCTAACTAGTATTATCCAACACCATGATCAGCTAACCGacttacaaataaatataccTTCGAGTAGGGGGGAAGACACATCGATGTTTACATTGTttatggggaagacaacaaatatgccacccttatagttataattaataacgcacgaataggttatattaatatgtatagcgtttattcggagcggcagacggactgtgtaaaagctcggctccaagaacttcatatagacatttgcaggcttacaaataagttgctgaatagataagcgacagctttagtgctataagaaagaaggcgagaaagataagcagagagcgtggcaggtgccgtcgtacacctatgcgcgcatgactaggcgatggcgatctgctccgaacatactccccccgttggaagaggtaaggttccaacaatctcggaatcgatgggcagaacggctagtttggcgacggctctcttgatcagacccgtagctgtacggaccatagctactcggatgactccgtccccgcggggtatgacttcctggatgcacccaagctgccatctcaagggtggaacgttctcctccttcagcaaaactatgcttccaaccttgatgttagacCCGCCGACCcgccacttgctcctctcttgaagtagggacaaatactcgctgctccaccttttccagaaatgttgtTGCATCTGGGTcacccgctgccatctgctgagaCGGCCTTCGCGAAGATGAGTAATGTCAGGttcaggaaacttagtgtagctggaacccttcaggaaatgcgccggtgttagcacctcaaggctttcagcattttctgaaattggacagagtggatagcagaaatctcatatgcaagagttcttaattcatcgatggctaagatggatgcaccgacgactctgtagaagtgaaatttagctgacttcacagcagcctcccataaaccaccgaagtgcgggggatgaacttccaatcgatcccatcagctaaacagacggaagatatcgatgctgtgtgctgctcgctcaaaaaaagctctttcagctcggcaagctcgctctttgcaccgacaaagtttgtagcattgtcgctccaaatggtacgcggactgcctctaaggctgatgaatctcctcagcgctgcgatgaaagaatccgtgAGATCCTGCaccacttccaaatgagcagccttcgtggaaaagcagacaaagacggcgatatagcacttgtggggtgccttatttctggcctctgccttatgatagaatggcccacaatagtccacaGGAGTCCACCACAGGagtggtatgaaaagctggattgggctgcactctatttgctggcaggctacccatgacgtgctcccaagtaacaggcttcattcggaaacatcgaacgcatttgttgataacgctggcgacgaacttgccgtaatgcggcgagcagcgcctgcgatcctccatgcagatatttctcatgataataaacgatgatcgccttggtgactggatgatccttgggcaacagtatcggatgcctcttatcgtagtccaagtttgcgttctgaagccttccacccaAGCGAAAAAACCCATCGGATCCGAGTATAggcctaagcgaaaccagcttgcttttctgtggaaacggcttgccctggctaagagatccatattccttcgccaagttaacctgttggatgctcctcaaaagaagtacagttccagagttgatctcctccaccgaTAGACGACCTTTTACcggcgcagatttggctctgcaatttaAAATGAACCGAtaatgtatgcaaatacgcgctgcaccttatcgaaagagttgaggaatttgcagtttgatgaactgtctatgcaaacggacccaattagagccacagaacggcgctctggaagatcctttgctgagtctagcagggacggccaattcgacgagctttgcagtggagctacccttgacttggcacagagcagatggactttcgattctccattggtctccgatcgcaagaATAGACAAgctccataagctgacatgctagcatcgcagaatccattcaactcaacggaagcccttggttgcagtacgaatcgtggAAATTTAAAGTTTTGTACGACTgataactgtgaggtcaactccccccatgacgaaagaatgggctctggcagtgcgtcatcccaatccacgttcgcactccatggagattgcagaaaaatcttcgattttgtgataattggagttattaaaccgagtggatcataaaatttggcaatcgttgacaatgcaacccgcttagtggctcgttgattggttggcagttgagaaaaattaaataggagttgatcagaagatggatcccagactagtcccaatgccttggcgacatccgatccatcgtgaaatttgattagctgctccttgtcgcattcagactccCCTTccagggctgctgactcattaGAACACCATTTGCGGATTGGAAAatggcctcgcgacagtagttccttcacctgacgacgaatttctctcacctcctcaactgagtccccaccagatattaaatcatccacatagaaatctctacgaacaattttggctccaataggaaatgattcctcctcatcgtaagagagttgatgcatggcccttatagccaagaaggcagctggcttggttccataagtcaccgtgttcaatttaaaaacactcaactCTTACGTGGtgctctctctccaaacgataCACTGCAAAaaatcatccgggtacgaaacacgcacgcaacggtacatcttgcagatatctccacaaagggcaactttaaaaaatcgaaagcgaagcagtatattgaagattttttgttgaattgttggtcctgccaTAAGTAAGTCGTTTAGATagctaccagaagttgttttagcATATCCATCAAAGacgacacgaagcttcgtactcgtgctctcctgcttatgtacgcaatggtggggcaaaaagaattgtgtttctgacGGTCCCTTTGTTgcaagagacatgtgacctagaTCAATATACTCCCTCcctttcagggctgggtttctatctagttaagcttccaaactcttgaaacgacgacgagccagGCAATAAGAATCACATAGAGATTCGAGTCCGGAAGTGGacaagagacgaacagagtattgACCGTTTTCAAGTCTAGTGcaagtcctcaatttcccaaaatcgctttactATGGCGGCAAGTGTATCATCGGAATgatcagctgggtccttgttgctggcttgtaaaaccgatttcgttgtgattgattgaaattagggtCAGCGAGCGAAATGTTTTGCCGTATCCTCCATGATGCTGCATTTATGTTGAAATGGGGCTaataatcagtaatactgtgagtcacaaccgctgtgagtgccgcacgatagcttgcatcttgtgattgcacaagaatatcgacagttttatcagagatcatggaagaaATCGAGGTTTGCGATCTTCTatgattcaagtttagttggctagctaagcgagaggttataAAGTTTAGCTGGgggccgaatctaaaattgctcggcaaggcataaatgctccaattaTATTTCTAACGTAGATAgtagcagttggaagcaacacgtagtcgatcggcaaaatatttaaggttttgggtggagggcttagtaaatgatgatcaggatgcgatgatgtatgcgaacatgatacttatgctgatgaagtagatggtaatggctgagagctggaggatggatcgcatgatggagatgaaaatgaaGTGGATGTTGCGGATAGGTtcatggttcatgtgtaataatgaatggtgcttcatgcgacaatatttgcagtgagtcgtcttgcattgctgcaaactatgccccttgcgcaaacagttgaggcaaaggtgcaacttctttgcttctctatatcgaagattTGGACTCAAATCTAAAAATCGAGAACACTTTGacaaataatgatcccgtgcatcgcaaaataaacaaatgatttgagttagtagcTGAAGCAATAAGTGtgttttggttatatttgtgcaagttttttcccacctgctggcctggtgtttgagttaccaaggcttgatccaagttttccatcatcctgcacctcttttccaaaaacgactccaaagcatcccaggtagacagctcagtgatttacaaatcctcttcccatttttcccgcgtcctctgatccagtttccaaatgacgatgtgaattaaaatgatgcgaattcatgcaatcactcagctcccgaagacccttcgaagatcccttctcgacaccctttaaaccgaatattgcctgaacgtgtgcctgaaagtgtaaaactttattatcaaatcgattaaccaTCAATTCATAGCCATTTTataattagcattcgagggttcaagcgagcgtatggtttccagagccacgcaACCAAAACTCGAtcgcaaatattgtaatttttcaatgtcgcttagctcatcatcatttccgatgacggtagtgaaagtcgcaaggaaatccggccactcagaataggatccatgaaaacgagcaatttccaaatttggcaaccgaggcttcctagatcgaaaagaaagatccgcattattagtgatgtcaatacatgttgaatttgcagcggttgaagccggcaattgtgacttgcaATGAGCagccaagcctcggcttagtttggccttcacatccatgaaaacctcggcaaattcaatccgatggtcgctcgagatctctgcaaaatccagtctttccaacgatgtctgagcagaatcaaatgcctggtttaaggaattgacccattccattcgcgccagcaaatcagcttcgtcaaactgattacCCGCATCAGCGTTCAAATAacatttcatcgagctcatttgccgcaaaatagattgggctttgactcggtagtagtcgacgtcacttgtggtttcattttgagcccgaaccgagttttccgtatcagacacTTTTCAATCtcgagaaaaaaaaaatgaaatataataaaatgtccgaccgcgttagaggcacGAAACACCGTATACCTTTTACCGCGAAAATGTAAAGGTTAACAAGCAtcgccgagatgcaacggaacctttaacttggttgttgttgttcttgccgataaattgcctgcctagcaacagcggatatatgtatgtggcaaacaaatgtatgtatggctatatgtacatatatatatatgtaatatgcgctattaacaaagattaaatgcgattcacttagttaagaattatttgcacaacacagttttggtgttttttcacagcgcaaaatgtacaaaaaatcaaacggccggctgtgcacttttatatgcacatatgtatgtatgttcgtgTGTTTGTGACCGAAGCAcaaacaaagcgtttgtttaaactgtattaaacaatcgcgagaccgagatgcagactccgataaaaactatatcacgtcggggtcaccaaatgtttatggggaagacaacaaatatgccacccttatagttataattaataacgcacgaataggttatattaaaatgtatagcgtttattcggagcggcagacggactgtgtaaAAGCTCGGCTCCAAGAACTTCATATAGGCATTTGCAGggttacaaagtagttgctgaatagataagctacatctttagtggtataagaaagaaggcgacaaagataagcagagagcgctgcaggtgccgtcgtacacctatgcgcgcatgattAGGAGCCGGCGATCTGCTCCGTATTAtctattttacatttttacagTTTCACTGTTATCAAATGACTTTAACGTCATTGAAGATGTTCTTGCTATTTACGGCCGTAAGCTCATTACCTATTAACTaatggtcatattttaaacttttttgcgTGCCGGTAGGTATTGACTAgcgaaataaaataaaatgtattttaaattttaatctTCGAAAATGTGGCCGTCGCAATTTTATACCGTTtctgagcgttagagtggtggTGGCGcgctgctgaaataaacttgcgctgcgcaagaaagCCTAGAATCTGcatacccttcagttccaaaaaaatgtttcacTTGTAAATCACCTTGTTAATCCCGTaggacatgtcctcttgcatAACTGAAGAACAagtgggatgtccgcattttcacaagtgaaaattcaaatgaaaatttttccctatactcatttttcgtatggcctgtcacctGCCGGTGagttgagttttcacttatgaaatcacttgcaagtaacacgtcccaagtgaaatcacttgtgaaattcagaatatttccaatgagttttcacttatgaaaatatagaatttaaaatacatacacttttatttacttttaaattcattttaataaaaaagtgTTATTTATGTTTTCTGGTAAAGGATAAttattgttaacaagcctagtTTTATGTTactagttatacccgttactcgtagagtaaaagggtatactagattcgtcggaaagtatgtaacaggcagaaggaagcgtttccgaccccataaagtatatatattcttgatcaggatcactagccgagtcgatctagccatgtccgtctgtccgtctgtccgtctgtctgtccggatgaacgctgagatcttggaaactacgttattgagatttggcgtgcagattcctgagcttcttacgcagcgcaagtttgtttcagtagagtgccacgcccactctaacgcccacaaaccgcccaaaactgtggctcctacagttttgatgctagaataaaaattttaactgaaatgtaatgttctcatcaatacctatcgattggcccaaaaaaagtttgccacgcccaccctaacgcccaaaaaccgcccacaaacttcaaaaaatcgtaaatatgaacgtggatatctcggaaactatcaaagatagagaattgggatttcagatttagattccgtagctttatacgcagcgcaagtttgttacgagaatatgccacgcccactctaacgcccacaagccgcgacgcccacaatttttttgctagataaaaaattttaactgaaatgtattggtctcgtcaatacctatcgattggtcaaaaaaaatttgccacgcccactctaacgcccataacgcttaaatctgtataccgccggtgggtggcgcattttaatctcgctttgctacttgcatatctctatttagctgagtaacgggtatctgatagtcgaggtactcgactatagcgttcttccttgttttttttacggaacccattgaataccttaatactttaaactaagatcaatgcacaacatcttcaacttaatgtaacacttacctgactttattattttcactttaaacaagaaaggaagtaagcttcggcaagccgaagtttgtataccctttcagtatataatttgtttcatattattttacaccaatttcccgatcgttcctatggaagctatatgatatagtcgcccgattttgatttaattaaattcgaaactcaaaactaattagaaaatgttatttgcatgcgtaggaggttatacgTTAAATAAACACCAAAGATAgaattatttttcattatttttccgattattACTATGGAAGCTATAaaatatagttgtccgatacggctggttccgacttatatactacctgcaaaagatataagacttttgggaaagtttcagcccgatagctttaaaactgagagactagtttgcgtaggaacggacgaacagacggatatggctagCGCGACTCGTcaagtcatgctgatcaagaaaatgtatactttatgcggtcggaaacgtctgcttcactgcgttgcaaacttctgactaaaataaatatatcctctgcaagggtataaaaacgaagaaagtaaatctgctgcgcacaatttaaatggcttgcttccctttcaatagCTCAAACAGAATGAACCAAGTCTTCCTCTCACCCCTTaacttgatttcttttgttttctcttcgctgttggcgcgtgtcactgcacctataccctttctaaagcgaaaaatattcTACTACATAATTCCtactttttgtatttttctttgtaaaaaatacaaaatgaattttttaaaaatggtaatattaaataatacatttaaatatttaaataaattttaatgtactaaatttctataacttaactaaaaaattatattgttatattaatgtatatacgtaagcataacattataaatatattcagtttacttaattttactgtAGTCaaataatttctttttatacccttgcagagggtatattgatttcagtcagaagtttgcaacgcagtgaagtagacgattccgaccccataaagtgtatatattcttgatcagcatgactagacgagtcgatcaagccatgtccttctgtccgtccgtttctacgcaaactagtctctcagttttaaagctatcccaaaagtcttatatcttttgcaggtagtatataagtcggaaccagccgatATCGGataactatatcttatagctcccataagaataatcgggaaaaaaaattttaaaaaattatatttttggtgttttttgacatattattttatattattgggaatatcattttatgtgtttttaaatttaataattatagctgcaagggtatacaagcttccgcttgctctcttgcgcgcttcgacactacgtgtactgccgtccacagtgttCTGCCGTCCACGAAGCCTGTAGTTGATGGAATACAAATTTGCTTTTATTCAGGGGAATCCTATTATCATTGAAAACTGGAACTCATTAATTTTCAGCTGTGTACCTGTGTAATCAAAACCAAAtcacatttatatttttacaaaacattaaaaaatgtgggcgctagacGGGTTTAAGTGTTAGAagcgtttgtgggcgttagagagggcgTGGCGCCCTGATGAAACTAGTGCTACGCATGATcatcaggaatctgcatgccataTCACAACTTTTTACCTTTCATAGTTACCAGgatatcagcgttcatacggacgaaAAGACAGGCGAACGTAGCTAGTTCGATTCGGCTAGGGATCCTGATGATATACTTTATAGGATCTTAAACGCTGCCTTCTATTTGTTatatacttttcgacgaatctagtatacccttttactcaaTGAGTACTAAGATGTTTTATGACTTCATGAGCGTCAGTCGATTTAGTGGGATATAAGCAGGTGTATTTCGAAAATCCGTCAATCACTGCGATTATATACTTGTACTTCTTTGCCGTTATAACTAAGGATCCTAGATGATCAACGTGGAGGGTTGATAACGGCTTGTGTCCCTTATCTATTGTGACTTATATACTCGATGCAGTTTGAAACAAGTTAGGTATAAATTACTCCTGCTGGACTGCATGCTTTGAGTTTTCTAATCCCATGTGACCAAAATTATGAGCTGTTCTTAAAATCCCTTTTTCTATAAATTTTGGAATAGCGAGCTACTCGGCTCCAGCAAACTACCTGTAAATTTAGTTGTTTTTTACCTTGTATTGAGCATAAGGTTTCTCCTTTAGGATCTATGCTACGGATGATAGGGGTTCATCTCTACTCTGCGCTCTTTGTGACTGGATTTCTGCCGTGACGATCATGACTGCTTCATTCTGGTCCCAGCACGATTTTCTATTTTGAACAAGAAATCTTGAAGGTTCACTGAACTACTTCACGAGGGACGTCTTTCTGTGTTGTTGTCATCTTAAAGGCTGCACAGTCAGTGACGAGATCGAATTCGATGCCTATAAGGAAATGTCTTATCTTTTTGGTTGCTAAATAGGCTGATTTAATTTCTAAGAAATAACTGTGTAATTTTTCTTTCTGTGGCGTTGTCTTCTTGCTCCAGTACTTTACAGGGTGCAAGTAATGCTGCTGTCATGCTGCTGGAAAGGTGTTGCCCCAAAGCCATCCCTCGACGCATCCACGTGCAGCTGAAGGTTTGCATTCTGTTTAATGCAAAGGCCCTTTTCAGACCAAAGGCCGGCTTCTACAGCTCGGATCTACAAAGGATCGATAATAAGCCATGGTTCTTTACTTAGAATCTCGGTCAGTGGTCTGGCAATCAATATATACTCTCTGATAAATTTTCTGAAATATCCTGACAGCCTAAGAAAAGCCTTATATTTTTGGGCGTCAAAAAATTTAGCACATCTTTCACTTTTTCATGCCCTGGCCAAACATGCAAGTTTTCTATTTCATATCCCAAAAAGCTTATGTTCTCTTCAAGAATTAGCATTTTGACCACATAAAGGGTCATTAAACACAACTATGTCAGAATTCAAAGGAGCTTTGTTAAATTTGAATAGCCCTTCTTTTGTTACACATGCAGTGTATTTTCGGCTTTGCCGCTCAACTGCAACATGATAAAAAACtgtttttttaggtccattACTATAAAAATTTAGCTGCTTGCATCGTTTCTAATACCTCATCAGCTATGGGAACAGGGAATCTGTTTTTCAAAACGACCGTGTTTAATTTAGTTTAGTACGCACAATCTGTATGTTCGTTCATTCTTTTTGGCCAGAACTACTTTGCTTCCCACTTCAGAACATGATTCTCGAATAATGCCACTGCTAAGCCATTCTTCtacttttttttacaaattctCGCTCAGGGATCGACAGGCGACTTGGACTTTCATGGAAAGCAATTCTGTCCTTTGGTGATACTTAGCTTTATTGGGAATTCTTCAAGGTTACTTTTCGACATGTAGCTGCGTGTTTTGAATTTACATTTATATCAAATTCTTCGGTTGAGCTTACAACGCTAAGTACATTTAACTTGGGGTGTTCTTCCTTATTTTCAACCTGTGCCAGCGTAAAGGTTTAACCGCTGCTAGTGAGAGTTACAGTAAATTTCTGCAGAAAATCGTATTCAACTAAAACATCAACTTTTAAGTTTGTGTCCGGAACAACTAGAAACAACTAGAACCGCCTCCGAAAATGCACCCAAAACTAAGGTTGCGACTTTACCCAAACCGAACAGCTTGAGGAACCGTTTTAGTAGCTCACGATCACGTAATGAAACATTTTAGGTTGCCCCTACACTCAGCTATTTTATGGTCAGCGGACCCACAGTTTTAGCAATGCTGCTGTTTATGGTTCAATTGATTTCCCAATTTTTCAGAGCGATTGAAATTTGGTCTACATACGTATGAACGAACTGTTTCTTGCAACCGACCCTGTCAACTAAAACCGACTTCTAAGCTCTTTAAGTGACGTCGAACTATACAACGGAAACTTTGAGTCATCACGCACCTCTAAGCCATCTACAATATAACTTATTACCGACTGATCTTCAAAATGACCCTGTGCTGCAATTTTTCGCATTTGGAGAACATTTTCATAGAAAATTTCAGACGCGCGTTTTTCGCGGTTTCTTAGCGTTTTATGAATTTTGGCACTACTCAACTATATACCGAATTGGTCCATTAACTTTTCACACAAATCTATGTTTCATAGTTCATGTTCATGTTCAAAACTATGTTATATACTGCCACAGTTTCTAGGAACCATTTAGCTGTTCCACTCACTTTGTTCCTAGGGTCGACGCATTTTTGCATTTCGTTAAGATCATAAGCGTCTGGGGTTTCGTCGAAATTTACCAACCATTGCCTAATGGGGATTAGGACAACGTCAATACTTGAAACCACgttttttattaattccacacttttttattttttataaatcgCGCGGGATCCCACGGCAATACCTCCCGCCCAACCGACCGAGGGGCGCCGATGTGTGTCGTACGGCAAGAAATCGCGAGATGATTTACGCGTAGAAAAATAAAGTTGTAGTTCGAGGAAAAAAAGTAGGATCTAATACTGTGCTAGAAAATGTAATATTAATCGTTTTAAGAGAGGCAGTCTAACGATCTATTATAGTCAGAACATAATACTCTGAAAGGTTCATGCAAGTAATAGTTAGATCTacaatgatttaaaattaaggGAAAGTACTTTATTGTTGGTCTGCATTTTCACAATCATTCTTATAAATTTTGCTAAACCTCATCGAGTAAAGACGTGCTATCAGCAGAACTCCGCGAGTACCAGCAGTTACAAATACAAAGTTCTAACAATTTGTGTAAACACAAATAAgtgctcaaagaaaatttcgaaaaaaacccaataacaaaaataatatcGCAACCGTTACAAACGCGCACAAGTGCCTTGTGCAGCGGGCGGCAACCCAGGTACAACAACAATGCGTCGACCACCGGACTTAGACTTGCCCCGTCTGTCTACAAGAACAGCACTATTCGAACCGAAATTTCTCACGATCACCAGAACGGACAATGAGACATTTGAAAAAGTATCACCATTCGTGATTAAAAAGGTCATTGACTTCACCTGCGATGGCGAAGTGGAGTCTTGTAACAAGAATAGAAACGGAACCTTGTTAGTTAAAACCAAAGGCGCAAACCAGGCATATAGATTATTAAAGCTAACGCAATTCCACAACTTCACTGTTTCCGTAACTGAGCATGAAAGTCTAAATTTCTCAAAAGTAGTCATCTACTCTTATGAACTTCGCAACATAGATGAATTGGATATACTAAACGAGCTTAAGTCGCAAAAGGTAACCAACATTGAAAAAATATGTATCATGAAGAACAAAATTCTACAAGAATCAGGACTCATAACCGTCACTTTTGGATCAACAACTCTACCCGAAACCTTGATGATAGGATACGAGAGAGTTAGAGTTCGACCACATATTCCACGCCCACTGAAATGCCGTAACTGCCTGAAGTTTGGACACCCGACCAAATTCTGCAGAAGCCACAAAACCTGCTCCAACTGTTCCGCAGAAGCACACACCACAGAGGACATCGAATGCGACAAACCTAAGTTTTGCATAAACTGCATGTATGACATAAACAACCAGTTCAATCACAGCCCACTAGATAAAATATGCCCCGCctttattaaa includes the following:
- the LOC139354160 gene encoding uncharacterized protein, encoding MQQHFWKRWSSEYLSLLQERSKWRVGGSNIKVGSIVLLKEENVPPLRWQLGCIQEVIPRGDGVIRVAMVRTATGLIKRAVAKLAVLPIDSEIVGTLPLPTGGVCSEQIAIA